Proteins encoded within one genomic window of Bacillus sp. F19:
- a CDS encoding PepSY domain-containing protein — protein sequence MKLTTALLTGALVIGGIGAGSQFIGPNDRAQAEKKAEGQNLKVSYEQAKEIVLKEQKGSISEMELERESGVWVYDIEVKSGGKDYDYRVNADSGEITKKKQDDARQDDDMDDSNVDSKQVKISLEEATKIASNEAKGTVEKAELEDEDGVAVYSFEIKGENGKEAEVEISAETGNVLKTEWEDED from the coding sequence ATGAAATTAACAACAGCATTATTAACAGGTGCACTTGTCATTGGAGGAATTGGCGCAGGATCACAGTTTATCGGACCGAATGACCGTGCCCAGGCAGAAAAAAAGGCAGAAGGGCAAAATCTGAAAGTCAGCTATGAGCAGGCAAAAGAAATCGTCCTGAAAGAACAAAAAGGCAGCATTTCAGAAATGGAGCTTGAGCGTGAATCAGGTGTCTGGGTATATGATATCGAAGTGAAGTCGGGCGGAAAAGACTATGATTATCGCGTAAATGCAGACTCAGGAGAAATCACGAAAAAGAAACAGGACGATGCCCGGCAGGATGACGACATGGATGATTCAAACGTTGATTCAAAACAGGTGAAAATCAGTTTGGAAGAAGCGACGAAAATCGCTTCAAATGAGGCAAAAGGAACGGTGGAAAAAGCTGAGCTTGAGGATGAAGACGGAGTGGCTGTTTACAGCTTTGAAATAAAGGGTGAAAACGGCAAAGAGGCAGAAGTTGAAATTTCAGCAGAAACCGGGAACGTTCTTAAAACAGAATGGGAAGATGAAGATTAA
- a CDS encoding ABC transporter permease, whose amino-acid sequence MMMQLLSAELLKLRKTKVLSLLFVSPFFAGVLGFKLGQIEGIPNEWLSPLLIMVPAHALILLPLMIGILTSFLCRYEHLQGGWKQLLSLPVSRVSIFMSKWLMISVLILINQLLFMTAWILVGAVKGYSDPFPADIIIKLLTGGFLAALPLAALFLWVSMAWTSFAAPLALNVMFTLPNIMIINSEKIAPYYPWAQPFLAMMPQNEGSFITEISFYLSIACGFVCFFTGSFLYIKNKAV is encoded by the coding sequence ATGATGATGCAGCTGCTGTCGGCAGAACTGCTGAAGCTTCGGAAAACCAAGGTTCTCAGCCTTTTGTTTGTGAGTCCATTTTTCGCAGGTGTGCTTGGATTTAAGTTAGGTCAGATTGAGGGTATTCCAAATGAATGGCTCTCGCCTTTGCTGATTATGGTGCCGGCACATGCTTTGATTTTACTCCCGCTGATGATTGGGATTTTAACAAGCTTTCTCTGCAGATATGAACATCTGCAAGGCGGATGGAAGCAGCTGCTCAGTCTGCCTGTAAGCAGGGTCAGTATTTTTATGTCAAAATGGCTGATGATTTCGGTCCTGATATTGATCAATCAGCTTTTGTTTATGACCGCCTGGATTCTAGTTGGAGCTGTTAAAGGATATTCGGATCCATTCCCAGCCGACATTATTATCAAACTGCTGACAGGCGGTTTTCTGGCTGCCCTGCCTCTTGCCGCTCTATTTCTGTGGGTATCCATGGCATGGACTAGTTTTGCTGCCCCATTGGCGCTCAATGTGATGTTTACACTTCCAAATATAATGATCATCAACTCAGAAAAAATCGCTCCATACTATCCGTGGGCACAGCCATTTTTAGCAATGATGCCCCAGAACGAAGGATCCTTTATCACGGAAATATCCTTCTATCTTTCCATAGCCTGCGGGTTTGTCTGTTTTTTTACAGGAAGCTTTCTTTACATTAAAAATAAAGCTGTTTAG
- a CDS encoding Bax inhibitor-1/YccA family protein produces MRTSNPALKAFSKREGSYSSKPMTLMGAINKSFLLLFILITAAGAAWYYSAQGQDVTAIMIGGAIGGFIVALIVSFVPKTAPVLAPVYAVLEGMFVGGVSANYASLYEGIVMQAVLLTASVSLALLLAYRSRLIKVTRNFRLGVVAATGGILIMYLLSFVLGFFGVTVPFLHDASPIGILISVAIVIVAALNLVLDFDFIENGSKAGLPKHMEWYAGFALLVTLVWLYLEVLRLLAKLCRN; encoded by the coding sequence ATGAGAACTTCAAATCCAGCTTTAAAAGCTTTTTCAAAACGGGAAGGGTCCTACTCCAGCAAGCCGATGACGCTGATGGGAGCGATTAATAAATCATTTTTGCTGCTGTTTATTTTAATCACTGCAGCCGGAGCAGCCTGGTATTACAGTGCACAGGGCCAGGATGTGACAGCCATTATGATCGGAGGGGCGATTGGCGGATTTATCGTAGCGCTGATTGTCAGCTTTGTTCCTAAAACGGCTCCTGTACTGGCACCTGTTTACGCAGTGCTTGAGGGGATGTTTGTTGGAGGAGTTTCGGCTAATTATGCATCCCTGTATGAAGGAATCGTCATGCAGGCTGTACTTCTTACAGCAAGTGTTTCCCTTGCCTTGCTGCTTGCTTACCGTTCAAGGTTAATCAAAGTAACACGCAATTTCCGATTAGGGGTTGTCGCTGCTACAGGCGGAATTCTGATTATGTATTTGCTGTCTTTTGTACTTGGCTTCTTCGGAGTAACGGTTCCATTTTTGCATGATGCCTCTCCGATTGGCATTTTAATTTCTGTTGCCATCGTGATCGTTGCGGCACTGAATCTGGTTCTGGACTTCGACTTTATTGAAAATGGTTCGAAGGCAGGGCTCCCAAAGCATATGGAATGGTATGCAGGATTTGCCCTTCTTGTCACACTAGTCTGGCTCTATCTTGAGGTTCTCCGCCTGCTTGCCAAGCTGTGCCGGAACTAA
- a CDS encoding ABC transporter permease codes for MMSILKADLLKVKRKWFWLLVFLGPFGVIALQLVNYGIRYDYLIQQEPDVWAGLLDNINMFVAPALLLGMTILASQISAIEHQQSSWKQLLSLPVQRGYVFLSKFTVVAIMIFISSTLLFIGSVLFGIGLQFGLDIPFLAVIKNSYYPFLAGIPVLCLQVWLSIVMQNQAFPLAAGVFGAVFSMTAAFAAPDWIPWKWPLLIGEHDPIWYAAAGLITGTVILLSGLMDFVRREVLS; via the coding sequence ATGATGTCCATTCTAAAAGCCGATCTTCTTAAAGTGAAACGAAAATGGTTCTGGCTCCTGGTTTTTCTGGGACCTTTTGGGGTCATTGCCCTCCAGCTTGTGAATTACGGGATTCGCTATGACTACTTGATTCAGCAGGAGCCGGATGTTTGGGCGGGACTTCTTGATAATATTAATATGTTTGTTGCGCCCGCGCTTCTGCTGGGAATGACTATTCTCGCTTCGCAGATTTCCGCAATCGAACATCAGCAAAGTTCCTGGAAGCAGCTGCTCAGCCTGCCAGTTCAAAGAGGGTATGTGTTTCTTTCAAAATTTACGGTTGTAGCGATCATGATTTTTATTTCCTCTACCTTGCTGTTTATTGGAAGTGTGCTTTTTGGCATAGGATTACAATTCGGATTGGATATTCCATTCCTTGCTGTCATTAAAAATAGCTATTATCCTTTTTTGGCGGGAATTCCTGTTTTATGCCTGCAAGTATGGCTGTCTATTGTGATGCAGAATCAGGCATTTCCGCTCGCTGCAGGCGTTTTTGGTGCCGTCTTTTCAATGACGGCTGCATTTGCTGCACCGGACTGGATTCCGTGGAAATGGCCATTGCTTATCGGAGAGCATGACCCAATTTGGTACGCTGCGGCAGGACTGATTACAGGGACCGTTATATTGCTCTCAGGACTGATGGATTTTGTCAGAAGAGAGGTGCTGTCATGA
- a CDS encoding glycerate kinase, which translates to MKIVIAPDSFKESMTALEVCEAVERGLRRSLPEVQTVKIPMADGGEGTVQALVDATNGTFTSLTVTGPLGLPVEAEYGWLGDQLTAVIEMASASGLHLVPPERRNPLMTTTAGTGELIKDAVLKGAKHLIIGIGGSATNDGGVGMAQALGVKFLDSEGAELSYGGGALSKLVKIDASKMMKELSGVTIDVACDVDNPLTGPTGASAIFGPQKGATDETVAVLDRNLSHYASLILKETGMDVEKIEGSGAAGGLGAGLLAFLNANLKRGVDIVVETVQLEKHMAEADLVITGEGRIDGQTIHGKTPVGVSKTAKKLNIPVIAIAGSIGDGYEKVHEEGIGSVFSIVPGIVSLEEALHRGPLYVENLMYNLGKVLNIKR; encoded by the coding sequence TTGAAGATTGTTATAGCACCGGATTCATTTAAAGAAAGCATGACGGCGCTTGAGGTTTGCGAAGCGGTAGAGCGCGGGTTAAGACGTTCACTTCCTGAAGTTCAGACGGTGAAAATTCCTATGGCTGACGGCGGAGAAGGAACGGTGCAGGCATTGGTCGATGCTACAAATGGAACGTTTACTTCTTTGACTGTAACAGGTCCATTAGGGCTTCCTGTAGAAGCTGAATATGGATGGCTTGGAGATCAGTTGACTGCTGTCATTGAAATGGCGTCCGCTTCAGGGCTTCATCTAGTCCCTCCCGAAAGAAGAAATCCATTAATGACGACAACAGCCGGGACTGGCGAGCTAATAAAAGATGCTGTGCTAAAAGGTGCAAAGCATTTAATCATCGGAATTGGCGGAAGTGCAACGAATGACGGCGGTGTGGGTATGGCTCAGGCACTCGGAGTGAAATTCCTTGATTCAGAGGGGGCAGAATTATCGTATGGCGGCGGTGCTTTATCAAAGCTTGTAAAGATTGATGCTTCTAAAATGATGAAAGAATTATCAGGTGTAACTATAGATGTTGCCTGTGATGTTGATAACCCATTGACAGGCCCGACTGGTGCTTCTGCCATATTTGGTCCGCAAAAAGGAGCAACAGATGAAACAGTTGCCGTATTAGACCGAAATCTCTCACATTATGCCTCTCTCATTCTAAAAGAGACAGGAATGGATGTTGAAAAAATAGAAGGATCGGGTGCAGCAGGAGGACTGGGAGCGGGACTGCTTGCCTTTTTGAATGCCAATCTAAAGCGCGGTGTCGATATTGTCGTTGAAACTGTACAGCTGGAGAAGCATATGGCGGAAGCTGATCTCGTCATAACAGGTGAAGGCAGAATTGACGGACAGACCATTCACGGCAAAACGCCTGTCGGAGTATCTAAAACAGCCAAGAAGCTGAATATTCCTGTCATTGCCATTGCGGGGTCGATCGGGGATGGCTATGAAAAAGTGCATGAAGAGGGGATCGGTTCTGTGTTCTCCATCGTGCCGGGAATTGTATCATTGGAAGAGGCGCTGCATAGAGGCCCTCTTTATGTAGAGAATCTAATGTATAATCTTGGAAAGGTTTTAAATATAAAAAGATGA
- a CDS encoding response regulator transcription factor, protein MNILYIEDDLEIGSWVKKELLQKGYYVEWITSGLSLQDGKRFDLLILDVMLPGLDGFSLGRRFKKKNPDTPILMLSARTSIDDKLEGLEFADDYLTKPFHPEELVKRVEVQLRRYHKHASEKMILKHLEIDQANRCIRNAETGEEIILTGKQYHIFTCFLKHLNQILTKEQLFEHVWGEPFLDGDKTLMVHIRYLREKIEKNPSEPEIIETVRGVGYRVRG, encoded by the coding sequence TTGAATATTTTATACATAGAAGATGATCTGGAAATCGGCAGCTGGGTGAAAAAAGAGCTTCTGCAAAAGGGATATTACGTGGAATGGATAACCTCGGGGCTGTCATTACAGGATGGCAAAAGGTTTGATTTGCTTATCCTGGATGTCATGCTACCGGGACTTGACGGGTTTTCGTTAGGAAGAAGATTTAAAAAGAAAAACCCGGATACGCCGATTCTGATGCTGTCTGCAAGAACATCGATCGATGATAAGCTTGAGGGGCTTGAGTTCGCAGATGATTATCTGACTAAGCCGTTCCACCCCGAGGAACTTGTTAAGAGGGTTGAGGTGCAGCTAAGAAGATATCATAAACATGCGTCTGAAAAAATGATTCTCAAGCATCTTGAAATCGATCAGGCGAACCGCTGCATTCGGAATGCCGAGACCGGAGAAGAAATTATCTTAACAGGAAAGCAATATCATATTTTTACATGTTTCCTGAAGCATTTAAATCAAATTCTGACCAAAGAGCAGCTGTTTGAGCATGTATGGGGCGAGCCATTTTTAGACGGAGACAAGACATTGATGGTGCATATCCGCTATTTGCGCGAAAAAATTGAAAAGAATCCATCTGAACCTGAAATCATTGAAACGGTCAGAGGAGTCGGCTACAGGGTGAGGGGATGA
- a CDS encoding HAMP domain-containing histidine kinase has protein sequence MNWRRSLQFKYLSIILAAVLCIPISFLLAYTLVYVPGVFLEKEAGHPYEGYNELTEMWHNEAGQLKAANDLEIAEKLQSIHKKYPGSQLFWVDKEGRTRDRFSYKGELPEKWTPSYTISYMKNSFDADPFTVVAFIGDDEDKGFMVIRVDRMMLEPPIQRLGYQYDAIYFSVLAMLMLAFFFLSWLFFKRLHNRILRLKEAMQRKDHSGLPLPIALSNKDEIGELEVSFNNMIKELEESRERGKKEEKIRKDLMASLSHDLRTPLTTMRAHLFSVKKEAVTDAGLEAVQAIDEKIDFISSLIDNLFSYTLLSSGKYHYYPKEINLSRFVRKKAAEWYPVFEDHKFEAEIDLEPDTIIWFADPEWLERILDNLLQNIIRHADEGKYVGITVRQKEVGQQIMIRDRGNGFRQESGNKGAGIGLTIVEMMTRKMNLTFRIDSDSCGTVISISKET, from the coding sequence ATGAACTGGCGCAGATCGCTGCAATTTAAATACCTTTCTATTATTCTTGCAGCTGTGCTCTGTATTCCTATTTCTTTTTTACTTGCTTACACTTTGGTTTATGTCCCGGGAGTTTTCCTTGAAAAAGAAGCGGGGCATCCTTATGAGGGCTATAATGAACTCACAGAGATGTGGCATAATGAGGCAGGGCAGCTTAAAGCAGCAAATGATCTAGAAATTGCGGAAAAGCTCCAATCTATTCATAAAAAATATCCAGGCTCTCAGCTGTTTTGGGTAGATAAAGAAGGCAGAACAAGAGATAGATTCTCCTATAAGGGGGAGCTTCCCGAAAAATGGACGCCAAGTTATACGATCTCCTATATGAAAAACAGCTTTGATGCGGATCCCTTTACGGTTGTCGCTTTTATCGGAGACGATGAAGATAAAGGGTTTATGGTTATCAGAGTGGACCGCATGATGCTTGAGCCACCGATTCAAAGATTGGGGTATCAATATGATGCGATTTATTTTTCCGTGCTCGCCATGCTTATGCTCGCTTTCTTCTTTCTATCATGGCTATTTTTCAAACGGCTCCATAACCGGATTCTTCGTCTTAAAGAAGCTATGCAGAGAAAAGATCATTCAGGGCTTCCGCTCCCTATTGCACTATCAAATAAGGATGAAATCGGGGAGCTTGAAGTGAGTTTTAATAACATGATTAAAGAACTCGAGGAAAGCAGAGAACGCGGGAAGAAGGAAGAGAAAATCCGCAAAGACTTAATGGCAAGTCTCTCACATGATCTTAGAACGCCGCTCACCACCATGCGTGCTCATCTTTTTAGTGTCAAAAAAGAAGCTGTAACAGACGCAGGATTGGAGGCTGTCCAGGCAATCGATGAAAAAATAGATTTTATCAGCTCTCTGATTGATAATCTATTTTCTTATACGCTTTTGTCATCCGGAAAGTATCATTATTATCCTAAAGAAATTAATCTCAGCCGGTTTGTTCGAAAAAAGGCGGCGGAGTGGTACCCTGTCTTTGAAGATCATAAGTTTGAGGCGGAAATCGATCTTGAGCCGGATACAATCATCTGGTTTGCAGATCCTGAATGGCTTGAGAGAATTCTTGATAATCTGCTGCAGAACATCATTCGCCATGCAGATGAAGGCAAGTATGTTGGCATAACGGTCCGCCAAAAGGAAGTCGGACAGCAAATTATGATTCGTGACAGGGGAAATGGCTTCCGTCAGGAAAGCGGCAATAAAGGAGCGGGCATCGGACTGACAATCGTTGAGATGATGACGAGAAAAATGAATCTCACATTCAGAATCGATTCGGACAGCTGCGGAACTGTTATCTCCATATCGAAAGAAACATAA
- a CDS encoding HAMP domain-containing protein: MLIIVLAINAAIYFLFLTIAQNSELDRLKLQAEAIAGAISQDEKQPVNSSDLLRAYLPADGMIRIINDQSKEILAVSKNADYRNILPPEFRSSESSEVVKAEGLSFAKAAVPVIWSDGRVVQLEVTENLKNVNENMDVLKIVLAIASLLVLLPSFFAGRMLSKMILKPINSLIGTMEEIEKKETFKKLEVSGNSKDELHQMTNTFNKMIDLLQTNFEKQQQFISDASHELKTPLTVIESYAKLLKRWGTTKPEVMEESIEAIYSEAVRMKEMTAQLLQLAENDSRLQLNVEKMDFVSLCKQSGQTIEQVYKRHIDFHFDQKELYIFADELKMKQLLFILFDNAMKYSSKSIICTAKKENEKVHLSIKDRGIGIPKEDLEHVFDRFFRVDKARNRETGGTGLGLSIAKKIVLAHGGEISIESTEGEGTIVHLFLIATPSHEVLILKG; the protein is encoded by the coding sequence ATGCTGATCATCGTTCTTGCAATCAATGCTGCCATCTATTTTCTGTTTTTAACGATTGCCCAAAACAGCGAGCTTGACCGTTTAAAGCTTCAGGCGGAAGCGATCGCAGGAGCCATCAGTCAGGATGAAAAGCAGCCGGTGAACTCATCAGACCTCTTAAGAGCTTATTTGCCTGCTGATGGCATGATCCGGATTATTAATGATCAATCAAAAGAGATTTTAGCTGTTTCAAAAAACGCAGATTATCGAAACATCCTTCCTCCGGAATTTCGTTCATCCGAAAGCAGCGAAGTCGTAAAGGCGGAAGGACTTTCTTTTGCAAAGGCAGCTGTTCCCGTTATTTGGAGTGATGGAAGAGTAGTTCAGCTTGAAGTAACCGAAAACCTTAAGAATGTGAATGAAAATATGGATGTCTTGAAAATCGTTCTGGCCATAGCTTCGCTCCTGGTTCTGCTGCCCTCCTTTTTTGCAGGCAGAATGCTGAGCAAAATGATCTTAAAGCCGATCAACTCTTTGATTGGCACGATGGAGGAAATTGAGAAAAAGGAAACCTTTAAGAAACTTGAGGTTAGCGGAAATTCTAAAGATGAACTGCATCAAATGACAAATACGTTCAATAAGATGATTGACCTTCTTCAGACAAATTTTGAAAAGCAGCAGCAGTTCATTTCAGATGCTTCGCATGAACTTAAAACCCCATTGACCGTCATTGAAAGCTATGCAAAATTGCTGAAACGCTGGGGCACAACAAAACCTGAAGTCATGGAAGAATCAATTGAAGCCATTTACTCTGAAGCGGTGAGGATGAAAGAAATGACGGCTCAGCTACTTCAGCTTGCAGAAAATGATTCCCGTTTGCAGCTGAACGTGGAAAAAATGGATTTTGTATCTCTTTGTAAGCAGTCAGGACAGACCATTGAACAGGTTTACAAACGGCATATTGACTTTCATTTTGATCAAAAAGAGCTGTATATCTTCGCAGACGAGCTTAAAATGAAGCAGCTTCTGTTCATTTTGTTTGATAATGCGATGAAGTACAGTTCGAAGAGCATCATATGTACGGCTAAAAAAGAGAATGAGAAAGTGCACCTCTCAATTAAAGACCGGGGCATTGGAATTCCGAAAGAGGATTTAGAGCATGTTTTTGACCGTTTCTTTAGAGTGGATAAAGCACGGAACAGAGAAACAGGAGGGACAGGACTTGGTCTTTCCATCGCGAAGAAAATTGTACTGGCTCATGGAGGCGAGATTTCAATTGAAAGCACTGAGGGCGAAGGGACAATTGTTCATCTTTTTTTAATAGCCACTCCTTCTCATGAAGTTTTAATCTTAAAAGGCTAA
- a CDS encoding YjcZ family sporulation protein, translating to MSGGHNNSFALVVVLFILLIIVGAAFCCGYGGY from the coding sequence ATGTCTGGTGGACATAACAATAGCTTCGCGCTAGTTGTCGTATTATTTATTCTTTTGATCATCGTAGGAGCTGCATTCTGCTGTGGTTACGGCGGCTATTAA
- a CDS encoding ABC transporter ATP-binding protein: protein MAELMISTTNLSKVIKKKTIVDSLDMKIEKGEIYGFLGPNGAGKTTTIKMLLGLMKPTGGTIELFGLNAADHQLESLRKMGSLVESPSYYGHLTARENLETIRKILQVQKSRIDEVLSIVRLTNDSNRPVKGFSLGMKQRLGIASAILGNPELLILDEPTNGLDPSGIHEMRDLIKRLPKDYGMTVLISSHLLSEIDQMATKVGIISNGKMIFQDSISKLKSKAKVQMIIRTGNSVRAASLLLSNGQTAELSGDSVILRDVTDSRIAQVIALLVKSGIEVYRVEEKRKSLEEIFLDLTGEGGNVHDVHSKSRSS from the coding sequence ATGGCGGAATTGATGATTTCAACCACCAATCTATCAAAGGTTATTAAGAAAAAAACAATTGTGGACAGTTTGGATATGAAGATTGAAAAAGGGGAGATATATGGCTTCTTAGGGCCGAATGGAGCGGGAAAAACAACAACTATCAAAATGCTTCTGGGGCTTATGAAACCAACTGGGGGAACAATCGAGCTTTTTGGACTGAATGCAGCTGACCATCAGCTTGAATCCTTGCGGAAAATGGGGTCACTCGTTGAGTCCCCTTCTTATTACGGACATTTAACCGCACGTGAGAATTTAGAGACAATCAGGAAAATTCTGCAGGTGCAAAAAAGCCGAATCGATGAAGTGCTGTCCATAGTCAGATTGACGAATGACAGTAATCGACCGGTCAAAGGATTTTCTTTAGGGATGAAGCAGCGTCTTGGAATTGCGTCCGCCATCCTCGGAAATCCTGAGCTTCTTATTTTGGATGAACCGACAAACGGTCTGGATCCTTCAGGTATTCATGAAATGCGGGATCTAATTAAGAGGCTGCCGAAAGATTACGGAATGACCGTTTTAATCTCCAGTCATTTACTAAGTGAAATTGATCAAATGGCAACAAAAGTAGGAATTATTTCAAATGGAAAGATGATTTTTCAGGATTCGATCAGCAAGCTGAAAAGCAAAGCGAAGGTACAGATGATCATCAGGACGGGAAATTCGGTCAGGGCAGCATCTTTGCTGCTCTCAAATGGGCAAACGGCAGAGCTGAGCGGAGACTCTGTTATTTTGCGAGATGTCACAGATAGCAGAATAGCCCAAGTGATTGCCTTATTAGTTAAGTCAGGGATTGAGGTCTACAGGGTCGAAGAGAAACGGAAATCGCTGGAAGAGATCTTTTTGGATTTAACAGGCGAAGGAGGGAACGTTCATGATGTCCATTCTAAAAGCCGATCTTCTTAA
- a CDS encoding flotillin family protein: protein MTMPIIIVLGIVFFILIALIAVFVTKYRTAGPDEALIVTGSYLGSKNVHTDENSNKIKIVRGGGTFVLPVFQQAEPLSLLSSKLDVSTPEVYTEQGVPVMADGTAIIKIGGSIGEIATAAEQFLGKSKTDREQEAREVLEGHLRSILGSMTVEEIYKNREKFSQEVQRVASQDLAKMGLVIVSFTIKDVRDKNGYLDSLGKPRIAQVKRDADIATAEAEKETRIKRAEAAKEAKKSELERATEIAEAEKLNQLKIAEYRRDQDTAKASADQAYDLETAKARQQVTEQEMQVKIIERQKQIELEEREIRRRELQYDSEVKKKADADRYSVEQAAAAEKAKQLADADANQYRIEALARAEAERIRMDGLAKAEAQRAQGETEAEVIRLKGIAEAVAKEKIADAFLQYGQAAILDMIVKMLPEYAKQVAAPLSNIDKITVVDTGGSGENSGANKVTSYATNLMSSLQESLKASSGIDMKELIENYSGKGNIKQSIDQLAVSQQREIDKKDQTF, encoded by the coding sequence ATGACCATGCCAATCATTATTGTTTTAGGTATTGTCTTTTTTATTCTAATTGCTTTAATTGCGGTATTTGTGACGAAATACCGGACAGCAGGACCAGATGAAGCACTTATTGTAACGGGAAGCTATCTCGGAAGCAAAAACGTTCATACAGATGAAAACAGCAACAAAATCAAAATCGTCCGCGGCGGCGGAACATTCGTATTGCCTGTCTTTCAGCAAGCAGAGCCTTTGAGCCTGCTTTCAAGCAAGCTTGACGTTTCCACACCTGAGGTCTACACCGAGCAGGGTGTTCCCGTCATGGCAGATGGCACGGCGATTATTAAAATCGGCGGTTCCATCGGAGAGATTGCAACAGCTGCCGAACAATTTCTCGGGAAATCTAAAACAGACCGCGAGCAGGAAGCACGTGAGGTTTTAGAAGGCCATCTCCGTTCTATTCTCGGCTCAATGACCGTTGAGGAAATCTACAAAAACCGTGAAAAGTTTTCTCAGGAAGTACAGCGTGTTGCCTCTCAGGATCTCGCGAAGATGGGTCTAGTCATCGTTTCATTTACCATTAAGGATGTCCGTGATAAAAATGGATACCTCGATTCTTTAGGAAAGCCGAGAATTGCACAAGTGAAGCGCGATGCTGACATTGCTACAGCTGAGGCAGAAAAAGAAACCCGCATTAAACGGGCAGAAGCAGCAAAAGAAGCGAAAAAATCAGAACTTGAACGTGCAACGGAAATTGCTGAAGCGGAGAAGCTTAATCAGCTTAAAATAGCTGAGTACCGCAGAGATCAGGATACGGCAAAAGCGAGTGCCGACCAGGCCTATGACCTTGAAACTGCAAAAGCAAGGCAGCAAGTAACCGAGCAGGAAATGCAGGTTAAAATCATTGAGCGCCAAAAGCAAATTGAACTCGAAGAAAGAGAAATTAGGCGCCGCGAGCTTCAGTATGATTCAGAAGTAAAGAAAAAAGCAGACGCAGACCGATATTCCGTCGAACAGGCTGCTGCTGCTGAAAAAGCAAAACAGCTTGCAGATGCCGATGCCAATCAGTACCGGATTGAGGCACTCGCAAGGGCCGAAGCTGAACGAATCCGCATGGATGGATTAGCCAAAGCAGAAGCACAGCGCGCTCAAGGGGAAACAGAAGCTGAAGTGATCCGCCTGAAAGGGATCGCTGAGGCTGTCGCCAAAGAAAAAATTGCAGATGCCTTTCTGCAATACGGTCAGGCTGCGATTTTGGACATGATTGTGAAAATGCTGCCTGAATATGCGAAGCAAGTAGCAGCTCCGCTGTCCAATATTGATAAAATCACAGTCGTCGACACTGGGGGCAGCGGTGAAAACAGCGGTGCCAACAAAGTCACAAGTTATGCAACAAATCTGATGAGCTCACTTCAGGAAAGCCTGAAAGCATCCTCTGGCATTGATATGAAAGAGCTGATTGAAAATTACTCTGGCAAAGGGAATATTAAACAAAGCATCGATCAGCTTGCCGTTAGTCAACAAAGAGAAATAGATAAAAAAGATCAGACATTCTGA
- a CDS encoding PepSY domain-containing protein: protein MNRKWSIITVLVIIGVIGIIGIASVIKDNVKVTEAEARNLVEAHYTGTITKMALLRSDGKDIYQVQLEEKTGLYTLEVDAETGSIQNLQQVKKTDSEKEEKPAISEAEAKKLAEETYRGNVQALTLQRKIYSITVLTKTEQIKLEMNADSGKITSEDKSSIEKNTQHVKLTEEQAKKIALAEVNGKIEDIDLDEEDDSVFYEVEIESGQQEATIQIDAFTGKVLSVAIENEED from the coding sequence ATGAACAGAAAATGGAGCATCATCACCGTGCTTGTGATAATAGGTGTTATTGGAATCATCGGAATTGCATCTGTCATAAAGGATAACGTGAAAGTAACGGAGGCAGAGGCCCGGAATCTTGTTGAAGCTCATTATACGGGAACAATTACCAAAATGGCCTTATTGAGGTCAGATGGCAAAGACATTTATCAAGTGCAATTAGAAGAGAAGACAGGGCTATACACTCTCGAAGTTGATGCAGAGACAGGGAGTATTCAAAATCTGCAGCAGGTGAAGAAAACAGACTCTGAAAAGGAAGAAAAACCTGCCATTTCGGAAGCAGAAGCGAAAAAGCTTGCAGAAGAAACTTACCGCGGGAACGTTCAGGCTCTTACATTGCAAAGAAAGATATACAGCATCACAGTGCTGACAAAAACAGAACAAATTAAACTTGAAATGAATGCTGACAGCGGTAAAATTACTTCAGAGGACAAAAGCAGCATTGAGAAAAACACACAGCATGTAAAGCTGACAGAAGAGCAGGCGAAAAAAATCGCATTAGCTGAAGTGAACGGGAAAATAGAAGATATTGACCTTGATGAAGAGGATGACAGTGTTTTCTATGAAGTAGAAATAGAATCAGGACAGCAGGAAGCTACCATTCAAATTGACGCGTTTACAGGTAAAGTTCTGTCTGTAGCGATTGAAAATGAAGAAGACTGA